A portion of the Acidihalobacter yilgarnensis genome contains these proteins:
- a CDS encoding 2Fe-2S iron-sulfur cluster-binding protein produces MTDIRYAGQEHVALPSESVLETLERVGVQIPNACRSGVCQSCLMRARAGDVPPAAQAGLKDTLRSQGYFLACCCRPEGDLEVALPDDDALGETEVSLTGIELLSPSVMRVLLKPEAAFEYRRGQFINLIRDDGLRRSYSLAGCADLGDALELHVRHIPGGAMSDWLMTGHGSTDSLRIQGPHGNCFYVPGKPDQAMLLIGTGTGLAPLYGIVCDALAAGHTGPIHLYHGARTLEGLYLVERMRELSARHANLYYTPA; encoded by the coding sequence ATGACCGATATCCGCTATGCCGGACAGGAGCACGTGGCGCTGCCAAGCGAAAGCGTGCTGGAGACATTGGAGCGTGTGGGTGTTCAGATCCCCAATGCTTGCCGTAGCGGAGTTTGCCAGAGTTGCTTGATGCGGGCGCGGGCGGGCGATGTCCCGCCCGCAGCCCAAGCTGGACTGAAGGACACCTTGCGCAGCCAAGGCTATTTCCTGGCCTGTTGTTGCCGGCCGGAAGGCGATCTTGAGGTCGCCCTGCCGGATGATGACGCACTGGGCGAAACGGAAGTGAGCCTGACCGGTATAGAGCTGCTTAGCCCCAGCGTCATGCGGGTCTTGCTTAAGCCCGAGGCGGCGTTTGAATACCGGCGGGGGCAGTTCATCAACCTGATCCGCGACGATGGTCTGCGGCGCAGCTACTCGCTGGCCGGTTGTGCGGATTTGGGGGACGCGCTGGAGCTGCACGTACGTCACATTCCAGGCGGTGCGATGAGCGACTGGTTGATGACCGGTCACGGCAGTACCGATAGCCTGCGCATTCAGGGGCCGCACGGCAATTGCTTCTATGTGCCGGGAAAACCCGATCAGGCGATGCTGCTGATCGGTACGGGTACCGGGCTGGCGCCCTTGTACGGCATTGTGTGCGATGCCCTTGCGGCCGGGCACACCGGGCCAATACATCTGTATCACGGCGCGCGCACGCTTGAGGGCCTCTACTTGGTGGAGCGCATGCGCGAGCTGTCGGCGCGTCATGCCAATCTGTACTACACCCCTGCGTGA
- a CDS encoding NAD-dependent epimerase produces the protein MRVLITGSAGFIGSALSARLLERGDEVIGVDNLNDYYDVRLKQARLARIQGHAGFTDERIDIADRDAIAAVFARHRPERVVNLAAQAGVRYSLINPHAYVDTNLVGFVNILEGCRHHDVEHLVYASSSSVYGANTHMPFSVHDNVDHPVSLYAASKKANELMAHTYSHLYGLPTTGLRFFTVYGPWGRPDMALFMFTRKILAGEPIDVFNYGHHRRDFTYIDDIVEGVIRTLDHVATPNPEWSGDNPDSATSLAPYRLYNIGNNQPVELMRYIEVLEACLGRQAEKNLLPLQPGDVPDTYADVEQLIEDVDYQPQTQIEDGIRRFVDWYREYHQV, from the coding sequence ATGCGCGTACTCATCACTGGTTCGGCCGGCTTCATCGGCTCCGCCCTATCTGCCCGCCTGCTCGAACGCGGCGACGAAGTCATCGGCGTCGACAACCTCAACGACTACTATGACGTCCGCCTGAAGCAGGCCCGGCTCGCACGCATCCAGGGTCACGCCGGCTTTACGGACGAGCGCATCGACATCGCCGACCGCGACGCCATCGCCGCCGTCTTCGCCCGGCACCGCCCCGAGCGCGTGGTCAACCTCGCCGCCCAGGCCGGCGTGCGCTATTCGCTGATCAACCCGCACGCCTACGTCGACACCAATCTGGTCGGCTTCGTCAACATCCTGGAGGGTTGCCGCCACCATGACGTCGAGCATCTGGTTTACGCCTCATCCAGCTCGGTCTACGGCGCCAATACCCACATGCCTTTCTCGGTACACGACAATGTGGACCATCCGGTGAGTCTGTATGCCGCCAGCAAAAAGGCCAATGAGCTGATGGCGCACACTTACAGTCATCTCTACGGCCTGCCGACCACCGGCCTGCGTTTCTTCACCGTCTATGGCCCCTGGGGCCGCCCCGACATGGCCTTATTCATGTTTACGCGCAAGATTCTTGCCGGCGAACCGATCGATGTCTTCAACTATGGGCACCATCGCCGCGATTTCACCTATATCGACGATATTGTCGAAGGTGTCATTCGTACGCTGGATCACGTAGCAACACCGAACCCCGAGTGGTCGGGAGACAACCCGGATTCAGCAACCAGTCTGGCGCCCTACCGCCTCTACAACATCGGGAACAATCAACCGGTGGAGTTGATGCGCTACATCGAGGTACTGGAAGCATGCCTCGGCAGGCAAGCTGAAAAGAATTTATTGCCGCTGCAACCGGGCGATGTACCCGACACCTACGCCGATGTCGAACAGCTCATCGAGGACGTGGATTATCAACCACAGACTCAGATCGAGGACGGTATTCGTCGCTTCGTGGACTGGTACCGCGAATACCATCAGGTTTGA
- a CDS encoding thioredoxin fold domain-containing protein, which produces MPFLQKPYALFAAFLLIAGLVASPAHAASGNPAISLLKDVHKAVQITEGKGAKTLYIFFDPNCPYCHKLFEELRPYVKRDEVTVHWITVGILTSTSPGKAAAILQSKDRLKAFYQSEHDWNFGDTPGGGIAPLQNPSAKTRHELDINNGLLADHGLNGVPVTLFATTDGSAFYFEGTPPPDKLAEILQYVK; this is translated from the coding sequence ATGCCCTTCCTGCAAAAACCGTACGCCCTCTTTGCCGCCTTCCTGCTGATTGCCGGCCTGGTCGCCTCACCTGCGCATGCCGCTAGCGGGAATCCCGCCATCTCGCTGCTCAAGGACGTGCACAAGGCGGTACAAATCACCGAGGGCAAGGGCGCCAAGACACTGTATATCTTCTTCGACCCGAACTGCCCGTATTGCCACAAGCTCTTCGAGGAACTTCGCCCCTATGTGAAAAGGGACGAAGTGACGGTGCATTGGATAACCGTTGGCATCCTCACCAGCACCAGTCCCGGTAAGGCAGCGGCGATTCTTCAGTCTAAGGATCGTCTGAAGGCCTTCTATCAGAGCGAGCACGATTGGAATTTCGGCGATACGCCCGGCGGCGGTATTGCACCTCTGCAGAACCCCAGCGCGAAGACCCGTCACGAGCTTGATATCAACAATGGCCTACTGGCCGACCACGGCCTCAACGGTGTACCGGTCACACTGTTTGCCACCACCGACGGCTCCGCCTTCTATTTCGAGGGCACACCACCGCCCGACAAATTGGCCGAAATCCTTCAGTATGTGAAATAA
- the aroC gene encoding chorismate synthase — MAGNRIGQAFTVTSFGESHGPAIGCIVDGCPPGLALDEADLQADLERRRPGKTRHTTQRREPDTVRILSGVFEGVTTGTPIALMIENVDQRSKDYGNILDRFRPGHADYTYYKKFGLRDYRGGGRSSARETAMRVAAGAIAKKYLHDRVGVAIHGYLAQLGPHKPTRFDWAVVEENPFFFPDAAMVPELEAYMDALRKSGDSIGARVNVVARGVPPGWGEPVFDRLDADIAHAMMSINAVKGVEIGAGFACVEQHGSEHRDEITPSGFLSNHAGGVLGGISSGQDIEVSLALKPTSSLRLPARTVNLAGEPVEIVTHGRHDPCVGIRATPVAEAMLAIVLMDHLMRHRGQNAEVNTALADIPAHPA, encoded by the coding sequence ATGGCAGGCAACCGCATCGGACAGGCATTCACCGTCACCAGCTTTGGCGAAAGCCACGGTCCAGCCATCGGCTGCATCGTCGATGGTTGCCCGCCGGGGCTGGCGTTGGACGAGGCCGACTTGCAGGCCGATCTCGAACGCCGTCGTCCGGGCAAGACTCGCCATACCACCCAGCGGCGTGAGCCGGATACGGTACGCATTCTCTCCGGCGTATTCGAGGGCGTGACCACGGGTACGCCGATTGCGCTGATGATCGAGAATGTCGATCAGCGTTCCAAGGATTACGGCAATATCCTCGACCGCTTTCGCCCCGGTCATGCCGACTACACCTACTACAAGAAATTCGGCCTGCGCGATTATCGCGGCGGCGGGCGTTCCTCGGCCCGCGAAACCGCGATGCGTGTGGCGGCAGGTGCGATCGCCAAGAAGTATCTGCATGATCGAGTAGGTGTCGCCATTCATGGCTACCTCGCTCAACTCGGCCCGCACAAACCCACCCGCTTCGATTGGGCCGTGGTAGAGGAAAATCCGTTTTTCTTCCCCGATGCGGCCATGGTGCCCGAGCTCGAGGCCTATATGGACGCGCTGCGCAAGTCCGGAGACTCCATCGGCGCGCGCGTCAACGTGGTTGCCCGTGGCGTGCCGCCGGGCTGGGGGGAGCCGGTATTCGATCGCCTGGACGCGGACATCGCCCACGCCATGATGAGCATCAACGCGGTCAAGGGCGTCGAAATCGGCGCCGGCTTCGCCTGCGTTGAGCAACATGGCAGCGAACATCGCGATGAGATCACGCCGTCGGGCTTCCTCAGCAACCATGCAGGCGGCGTGCTTGGCGGCATATCCAGTGGGCAGGACATTGAGGTCAGCCTGGCCCTCAAGCCGACCTCCAGCCTGCGCCTGCCGGCACGTACCGTGAATCTCGCGGGCGAGCCGGTAGAAATTGTGACCCATGGCCGACACGATCCCTGCGTGGGTATTCGCGCCACGCCGGTCGCTGAGGCGATGTTGGCCATCGTGCTCATGGACCACCTGATGCGCCACCGTGGCCAGAACGCAGAGGTGAACACCGCACTGGCAGACATCCCGGCGCACCCGGCCTGA
- a CDS encoding ABC transporter ATP-binding protein/permease: MSQYSADAGLGSRQRFDRRFFGDVWRLAKPYFTQSDERWAAIGLVIMILVTIGGGVYINLRITNWYNTFYNALQTYKSDAFWGLMGEFAILATIGIALSVYQTYLTQFLDLRWRRWLTGAFLTRYLNARTYYHMEVFKRGQDNPDQRIADDLSAFAQYTSNLVSGLLSAILNLITFIGLLWVLSAKVIVPWGGAEHHIPGFLVWTALLYAIAWTWVAAFIGNPLIRLNYHQQRLQADFRYSLVRLRENSEGVALYGGEDKERTQFDHRFDHVFGNYKRLILMRKRFNWFTASFSQFAIILPFLAAASAYFAKAVPLGFLMQISSAFGNVQGSFAYLATSYDSLAQWHAVTDRLRGFLGFMEEVEAMQRTEGHIERRTGDVLEVSDLSLRLPSGGTIVSDLNLRVAPGERVLVTGRSGIGKSTLLRAIAGIWLFGEGRIALPSAGHSLFLPQKPYLPLGSLREALLYPSGSIKTPDADLVRALELVGLPALIPQMGELQPWPHVLSLGEQQRVAFARVLLQRPAYVFLDEATSALDEPSELALYGLLGEVLPEMAVISVGHRSTLFAFHSRRLHLLPEGRWEDNAIDPTAPGTEPQFAT, from the coding sequence ATGTCCCAATATTCCGCCGATGCAGGCCTCGGTTCCCGCCAGCGCTTCGATCGCCGTTTCTTCGGCGATGTCTGGCGTCTGGCTAAACCTTACTTCACTCAGTCCGATGAGCGCTGGGCCGCAATCGGGCTGGTGATCATGATTCTCGTCACCATCGGCGGCGGGGTTTATATCAATCTGCGGATCACCAATTGGTACAACACTTTTTACAACGCCCTGCAAACGTATAAGAGTGATGCCTTCTGGGGCTTGATGGGCGAGTTCGCGATCCTGGCGACGATCGGCATCGCACTCAGCGTGTATCAGACCTACCTTACTCAGTTCCTCGACCTGCGCTGGCGCCGCTGGCTCACTGGTGCCTTCCTGACCCGTTACCTCAATGCACGTACCTACTATCACATGGAGGTGTTCAAGCGCGGGCAGGACAACCCCGACCAGCGCATTGCCGACGATCTGTCCGCCTTCGCCCAGTACACCAGCAACCTGGTCAGTGGCCTGCTCAGCGCGATCCTGAACCTGATCACCTTCATCGGCTTGCTGTGGGTGCTGTCGGCCAAGGTGATCGTGCCTTGGGGCGGCGCGGAGCATCACATACCGGGTTTCCTGGTGTGGACGGCGCTGCTCTATGCGATCGCCTGGACCTGGGTGGCAGCCTTTATCGGCAATCCGCTGATCCGCCTCAATTACCATCAGCAGCGCTTGCAGGCGGACTTCCGCTACAGCCTCGTGCGTCTGCGCGAGAACAGCGAGGGGGTTGCGCTCTACGGTGGCGAGGACAAGGAGCGGACGCAGTTCGATCACCGGTTCGACCATGTGTTCGGGAACTACAAACGCCTGATTCTGATGCGCAAACGATTCAACTGGTTCACGGCCTCCTTCAGCCAGTTCGCCATTATTCTGCCTTTTCTGGCCGCCGCCTCGGCCTATTTCGCCAAGGCCGTGCCGCTGGGTTTTCTGATGCAGATCAGTTCCGCCTTCGGCAATGTGCAAGGTTCCTTCGCTTATCTGGCCACAAGCTACGACAGCCTTGCACAGTGGCATGCGGTGACCGATCGACTGAGAGGCTTCCTGGGTTTCATGGAGGAGGTCGAGGCCATGCAGCGCACCGAAGGCCACATCGAGCGGCGTACTGGGGACGTGCTTGAGGTCTCCGATCTGAGTTTGAGGCTGCCCTCTGGCGGTACTATCGTCAGCGATCTCAATCTGCGGGTGGCGCCGGGCGAGCGGGTGTTGGTAACCGGGCGCTCAGGAATCGGCAAGAGCACGTTGCTGCGCGCTATCGCCGGTATTTGGCTGTTTGGCGAGGGCCGCATCGCGCTGCCGAGTGCGGGGCACAGCCTGTTTCTGCCACAAAAACCCTATTTGCCGCTGGGTAGTCTGCGCGAGGCTCTGCTCTATCCTTCGGGCAGTATCAAGACACCGGATGCGGATCTGGTTCGCGCACTCGAACTGGTCGGTTTGCCTGCACTGATCCCTCAAATGGGTGAGCTGCAGCCCTGGCCACACGTGCTCTCGCTCGGCGAGCAGCAGCGCGTAGCCTTCGCGCGAGTATTGCTGCAGCGTCCGGCCTACGTGTTTCTCGACGAGGCGACCTCGGCGCTGGATGAGCCTTCGGAGCTGGCACTCTATGGGTTGTTGGGCGAGGTGTTGCCAGAGATGGCGGTGATCAGCGTGGGGCATCGTAGTACCTTATTCGCCTTTCACTCGCGTCGTCTGCATTTGCTGCCTGAAGGGCGCTGGGAAGATAACGCCATCGACCCGACGGCACCCGGAACGGAGCCGCAATTCGCAACCTGA
- a CDS encoding glycosyltransferase family 4 protein, whose product MALPASPRIALIRQRYTRFGGAERFVAGALEALVARGARLSVITRRWQHQPGVETIGVNPFHLGRVWRDWAFARAACRVVDARGFDLVQSHERIACCDVYRAGDGVHRVWLQRRAAAGGWRARFGQWLSPYHHYVLHAERRLFESPRLKAVICNSAMVRDEISACFGVPEARIEVIYNAVDSEYFTPILRTRYRQEMRERLGVPESAMVYLFVGSGFARKGLDTAIRALAALPSHCCLVVVGKDRATPRYRRLARKLGLASRVYFAGPQADTAPFYGMADALVLPTLYDPFPNVVLEALACGLPVLISDSCGAVDIIRDGENGFICAARDLEGLIARMRRLMDAELRDHLMPVSRALVESWQAEAMSARLLGLYRRLLKHEDEITDKVHARIPLE is encoded by the coding sequence ATGGCCCTACCTGCGTCACCCCGTATTGCATTGATTCGACAACGATATACGCGCTTCGGCGGTGCCGAGCGCTTTGTGGCTGGCGCACTTGAGGCCCTGGTGGCCCGTGGCGCCCGCCTGTCGGTCATCACCCGTCGTTGGCAACATCAACCCGGTGTCGAGACGATCGGCGTCAACCCGTTCCATCTCGGCCGGGTTTGGCGCGACTGGGCCTTCGCGCGGGCCGCTTGCCGGGTGGTCGACGCCCGCGGCTTCGATCTGGTCCAGTCGCACGAGAGGATCGCCTGCTGCGATGTCTATCGCGCGGGTGACGGCGTTCATCGCGTCTGGCTACAGCGTCGGGCCGCCGCTGGCGGTTGGCGCGCACGCTTCGGGCAATGGCTCAGCCCATATCATCATTATGTCCTGCATGCGGAAAGGCGCTTATTTGAGAGCCCGAGGCTCAAGGCAGTGATCTGCAATTCGGCCATGGTGCGAGACGAGATCAGCGCATGCTTCGGCGTCCCGGAGGCGCGTATCGAAGTGATTTATAACGCGGTTGATAGCGAGTATTTCACGCCGATACTGCGTACGCGCTACCGTCAGGAGATGCGCGAGCGTCTAGGCGTGCCAGAATCCGCAATGGTCTATCTGTTCGTCGGCTCTGGGTTCGCGCGCAAGGGACTGGACACAGCTATCCGCGCCTTGGCGGCGCTGCCCAGCCATTGTTGCCTTGTGGTGGTGGGCAAGGATCGCGCGACGCCGCGTTACCGGCGTCTGGCGCGTAAGCTTGGCTTGGCGTCGCGTGTCTATTTCGCAGGTCCGCAAGCCGATACGGCCCCGTTTTACGGTATGGCTGACGCGCTTGTGCTTCCGACGCTCTACGATCCCTTCCCCAATGTAGTGCTGGAGGCACTGGCCTGTGGATTGCCGGTATTGATCAGCGATAGCTGCGGCGCGGTGGACATTATCCGCGACGGGGAGAATGGTTTTATCTGCGCCGCACGGGATCTCGAGGGTTTGATCGCGCGTATGCGCCGACTGATGGATGCCGAATTGAGAGACCACCTCATGCCGGTCTCCCGCGCGTTGGTCGAGTCCTGGCAGGCGGAGGCCATGTCGGCGCGACTGCTTGGGCTCTATCGACGCTTGCTCAAGCATGAGGATGAAATAACAGACAAGGTACACGCCCGAATCCCCCTCGAGTGA
- a CDS encoding 23S rRNA (adenine(2030)-N(6))-methyltransferase RlmJ — MFAYRHGYHAGNHADVLKHLILVTLLDALRRKDKPFFVMDTHAGDGGYALDSAMAGKLAEYADGIGRLWPHRGLHPAIDGYLDAVASYNTEGRFAQYPGSPLIVAGRLRVGDRLLAVEAHSAAGARLDELLSDHANAQVLRGDGYAALKAALPPRERRGLILIDPSFEVAGEFERLTEALRLIHHRFRQGLVAIWYPLLGHKPAAPWLDTVQNLGIPDILTAELRVGPPTQGPGLYGSGMLLVNPPWGTESQLREVLPMVSECLNGHRDGACVRTLVGERGEVAPRA, encoded by the coding sequence ATGTTCGCCTATCGGCATGGTTATCACGCCGGCAATCATGCCGACGTTCTTAAACACCTGATCCTTGTCACCTTGCTCGATGCCTTGCGGCGCAAGGACAAACCCTTCTTCGTGATGGACACCCATGCCGGCGACGGCGGTTATGCGCTGGATTCGGCGATGGCGGGCAAGCTCGCTGAATACGCCGATGGCATCGGTCGTCTATGGCCGCATCGTGGCCTACACCCGGCAATCGATGGCTATCTCGACGCAGTTGCCTCGTACAATACCGAAGGCAGATTCGCCCAATATCCCGGTTCGCCGCTCATTGTTGCCGGCCGTTTACGAGTGGGCGATCGCTTGCTCGCGGTGGAGGCGCATAGCGCAGCCGGCGCTCGACTTGATGAGCTGCTGTCAGACCATGCAAATGCCCAGGTTTTACGCGGCGACGGTTATGCCGCGCTCAAGGCGGCATTGCCACCGCGCGAGCGGCGCGGTCTGATCCTGATCGATCCGAGCTTCGAGGTTGCCGGTGAATTCGAGCGACTGACTGAGGCATTGAGGCTGATTCACCATCGATTCCGGCAGGGTTTGGTCGCCATCTGGTATCCCTTGCTCGGCCATAAGCCCGCCGCCCCTTGGCTGGACACGGTGCAGAATCTCGGCATTCCCGACATCCTGACCGCAGAACTGCGTGTGGGTCCACCGACGCAAGGTCCTGGGCTGTATGGCAGCGGCATGTTGTTGGTCAATCCGCCCTGGGGGACCGAATCCCAGTTGCGCGAGGTGTTGCCGATGGTCTCTGAATGCCTCAATGGGCATCGGGACGGCGCCTGCGTGAGAACGCTGGTCGGAGAACGGGGCGAGGTTGCGCCGAGGGCATGA
- a CDS encoding nucleotide sugar dehydrogenase — protein MVDLTSVRIGIVGLGYVGLPLAVEFGRHYPTAGLDIKPERIDELRRGHDSTREVSKEELSTSTQLSFSSQPEDMRTCNVFIVTVPTPVDRHKRPDLSPLESASRTVGNLLKPGDVVIYESTVYPGATEEVCVPILEACSGLHFNRDFFAGYSPERINPGDKEHRVTSIRKVTSGSTPEAAAFVDALYASIITAGTHCAASIRVAEAAKVIENTQRDVNIALINELAMLFHRLGIDTQEVLAAAGSKWNFLPFRPGLVGGHCIGVDPYYLTHKAQEVGHHPAMILAGRRTNDGMGAYVAERVLKLMTQRKLHVVGARILIFGLTFKENCPDLRNTRVIDVIEAFREFHALVDVYDPWVDPEEAMHEYGIRPVETPQTGIYDAVILAVSHDTFLERGAAYIRAQGHENAIVFDVKSVLPVDSVDGRL, from the coding sequence GTGGTCGATCTGACTTCCGTTCGTATTGGCATCGTTGGACTGGGTTACGTGGGGCTGCCACTGGCAGTGGAATTCGGTCGTCATTACCCAACCGCTGGACTGGACATCAAGCCCGAGCGCATCGACGAACTGCGCCGCGGCCATGACAGCACGCGCGAGGTTAGCAAGGAGGAACTCAGCACCAGCACACAGCTCAGCTTCTCCAGTCAACCCGAAGATATGCGTACCTGCAACGTGTTCATCGTGACCGTGCCCACGCCGGTGGATCGTCACAAACGGCCAGACCTCAGCCCTCTTGAGTCCGCCAGCCGCACGGTCGGGAACCTCCTGAAGCCCGGTGACGTGGTGATCTATGAGTCCACCGTCTATCCCGGCGCCACGGAGGAAGTCTGTGTCCCAATTCTGGAAGCCTGTTCCGGCTTGCACTTCAATCGCGATTTCTTCGCCGGCTATAGCCCGGAACGCATCAATCCCGGCGACAAAGAGCACCGCGTCACCAGTATCCGAAAGGTCACTTCCGGCTCAACGCCGGAGGCCGCAGCCTTCGTCGATGCGCTCTATGCCAGCATCATCACGGCGGGGACCCATTGCGCCGCCAGCATCCGCGTCGCGGAGGCTGCCAAGGTGATCGAAAATACTCAGCGCGATGTCAATATCGCCCTGATCAACGAGTTGGCCATGCTGTTTCACCGACTCGGCATCGATACCCAGGAGGTACTTGCAGCCGCCGGCAGCAAGTGGAATTTCCTGCCCTTCCGGCCTGGGCTGGTCGGCGGTCACTGCATCGGCGTGGATCCCTACTACCTGACCCACAAGGCCCAGGAAGTCGGTCATCACCCAGCCATGATCCTGGCCGGGCGACGTACCAACGACGGCATGGGCGCCTACGTAGCGGAACGCGTACTCAAACTGATGACGCAACGCAAACTGCATGTCGTCGGCGCGCGCATCCTGATATTCGGGCTAACCTTCAAGGAGAATTGCCCTGATCTGCGCAATACGCGGGTGATCGACGTGATCGAAGCCTTCCGCGAATTCCACGCCCTGGTCGATGTCTACGACCCTTGGGTAGACCCGGAGGAAGCGATGCACGAATACGGCATTCGCCCCGTCGAGACGCCACAAACGGGAATTTACGATGCCGTTATCCTGGCCGTGTCGCACGACACCTTCCTCGAACGAGGGGCTGCGTATATCCGTGCCCAAGGTCACGAAAACGCTATCGTGTTCGACGTCAAGTCCGTACTGCCGGTCGACAGCGTCGACGGACGACTATAA
- a CDS encoding Rrf2 family transcriptional regulator: MHLTQHTDFSLRVLMYLGAMENRLVTIDELADRLHIARSHLAKIVNRLSRLGYIATLRGKGGGMRLAHQPSEIVIGAVVRDTEPGTTLIDCQSPPCSILGVCGLVGTLARAKAAFFEVLDGVTLADLVANGGALRQRFESPGEGARVIHLVTLDGS; the protein is encoded by the coding sequence ATGCATCTTACTCAACACACTGATTTTTCGCTGCGCGTCCTGATGTATCTGGGCGCAATGGAGAACCGGCTCGTTACCATTGACGAGCTGGCGGATCGCCTGCATATCGCGCGTAGTCACCTCGCCAAGATCGTCAACCGCCTCTCCCGTCTGGGTTATATCGCCACCCTGCGCGGCAAAGGTGGCGGTATGCGTTTGGCGCATCAGCCCAGCGAGATTGTCATCGGTGCGGTGGTGCGGGATACAGAGCCTGGCACCACCCTGATCGATTGTCAGAGTCCGCCTTGCTCGATTCTCGGCGTCTGCGGGCTGGTCGGTACACTGGCCCGTGCGAAGGCGGCATTTTTCGAGGTGTTGGATGGGGTGACTTTGGCTGATCTCGTGGCCAATGGCGGGGCGTTGCGTCAGCGTTTCGAATCACCGGGTGAGGGTGCGCGTGTTATTCATCTCGTGACCCTGGACGGTTCCTGA
- a CDS encoding FHA domain-containing protein yields the protein MSENRRDHERRHWDRKVHYPFRDSDGRMVVHNRRRVVERRSRSARALDARPVLKLRFRGHDVALRNGQLRVGRHSGNDIVINQPVVSRHHGVILSLGDGYLLVDTSRNGTYVRLEGASADVHVQAGEYKLDSRGTLRLGRVTDAPGNDLLYFELI from the coding sequence GTGAGCGAAAACCGGCGCGATCACGAACGGCGGCACTGGGATCGGAAAGTACATTATCCCTTTCGGGATAGTGACGGTCGGATGGTGGTGCACAATCGCCGGCGGGTCGTGGAGCGGCGTTCCAGATCCGCACGGGCACTGGATGCGCGCCCCGTACTCAAGCTGCGTTTTCGGGGGCATGATGTCGCATTGCGTAACGGGCAGCTGAGGGTCGGACGCCATAGCGGCAACGATATCGTGATCAATCAACCGGTCGTCTCGCGCCATCATGGCGTGATTCTATCCCTCGGCGACGGCTATTTGCTGGTGGACACCAGCCGGAACGGTACGTATGTGCGGCTGGAAGGGGCATCGGCGGACGTGCATGTCCAGGCAGGCGAGTACAAGCTCGACAGCCGCGGGACCCTCAGGCTGGGTCGCGTCACGGATGCGCCGGGCAATGATCTGCTGTACTTCGAGTTGATCTGA